A genomic window from Candidatus Rokuibacteriota bacterium includes:
- a CDS encoding tetratricopeptide repeat protein — MTRPLLSAALLLLSVAPAAAVEPAFKLPPPDLAEVLPLVSPALDKPALPGSLAAYPPSPQPVPPLPRARVETDLAVQPVAAAPPPRFLACNPLGTVLGVVSELVECGRARFQRGEFEDAREALDGAAKRATEAPLLREARYWLGETLIRLGQPDQAAQAMLLVVQGDPRSDVGFHAALKYGWLSLMAGDPARGLATLDALVKSGPPPDLVPWAQHGRAVALYGLGRYAEAREVWTRLLGRTLPAPVAGEAPFWLGDTLGRLGEYKEAVARLKTFTGGGPRLQIDTALLRLAWWSRAAGEPLAAVQTYRGVMSAYPKMPEILWARAGLALALLDLDDYAAALAEARTLDAADKAGALGLPVLLAVDRWATSSRRADDARALEQELLGRTLEPATRAYVLLLAGEVERDAGQMSEARGRFELVLARPGAPALGWYAGLRLAQTDLESREIAQARTRIDALLNEPLTAELRGAALALGGEAAYAGRAWDEAAARYSRFLAEFPTSPQAPSVLLALGWAEFRRGRLEAARDTWTRFATINRADPRAPAALLLAAELAARSGDTAGARALLDGLVTRYPEGEYADIARLNRSILAIRAGRAPTVLADLTELIRRAPLSPYVGRMRLARGVVLVTTGKAAEAAREFKSAQGQGEGASANLGLGRVAFDLGQWDEAEREFVEARDTGAGAVAAAAEYGMAAVLWNQGKSDDFKRFAQALLARPADPAITPYVLAAVAALAADEGRWKDARTLAMRAVNEFPTSDAAPTALSLVGTAAARAGEWPVASESFQLLTGRYPGYKTGREARHGYAEAGYRTGAHAEASARLQEFIDASPRDPELPRALVLLGRTREAAGDGAGALDVYTRVEREFHAFQGAALLGNARVLLLAGNWDEARPLLERAVEAGDGGVAAEAAYRLGEGLRGAGRHQQAVDSYMMAAYVAPDTPLARRALLGAGQSFTALKQPDSAIIVYKKLLAGKGVEPDVADAAKKGLKALGVN, encoded by the coding sequence ATGACCCGCCCGCTCCTCTCGGCCGCGCTCCTGCTTCTCTCCGTTGCCCCGGCTGCCGCCGTCGAGCCCGCGTTCAAGCTGCCGCCGCCAGACCTGGCCGAGGTCCTGCCGCTGGTCTCGCCGGCGCTGGACAAGCCGGCGCTTCCGGGCTCGCTCGCGGCGTATCCACCCTCGCCCCAACCCGTGCCGCCGCTGCCGCGGGCCCGCGTGGAGACCGACCTCGCGGTCCAGCCCGTGGCGGCCGCGCCGCCGCCGCGCTTCCTCGCGTGCAACCCGCTCGGCACCGTGCTCGGCGTCGTCTCCGAGCTCGTCGAATGCGGCCGCGCGCGCTTCCAGCGCGGCGAGTTCGAAGACGCGCGCGAAGCGCTCGACGGCGCCGCCAAGCGCGCGACCGAGGCGCCCCTGCTTCGAGAGGCGCGCTACTGGCTGGGCGAGACTTTGATCCGGCTCGGCCAGCCCGACCAGGCGGCGCAGGCGATGCTCCTCGTGGTCCAGGGCGACCCGCGCTCGGACGTGGGGTTTCACGCCGCGCTCAAGTATGGCTGGCTGTCGCTGATGGCGGGCGATCCGGCGCGGGGGCTCGCGACGCTGGACGCGCTCGTCAAGAGCGGTCCGCCTCCGGACCTCGTCCCCTGGGCGCAGCACGGCCGCGCCGTGGCGCTGTACGGTCTCGGGCGCTACGCCGAAGCGCGCGAGGTCTGGACCCGCCTCCTCGGCCGGACCCTGCCCGCGCCGGTGGCAGGAGAGGCGCCCTTCTGGCTCGGCGACACGCTGGGGCGGCTCGGCGAGTACAAGGAGGCCGTCGCGCGGCTCAAGACCTTTACCGGCGGCGGCCCGCGCCTCCAGATCGACACGGCGCTCCTGCGCCTCGCCTGGTGGAGCCGCGCGGCAGGTGAGCCGCTCGCGGCCGTGCAGACCTACCGCGGGGTGATGTCGGCGTATCCGAAGATGCCCGAGATCCTCTGGGCGAGGGCCGGGCTCGCGCTGGCCCTCCTCGACCTCGACGACTATGCAGCCGCCCTCGCCGAAGCGCGCACGCTCGACGCCGCCGACAAGGCGGGCGCGCTCGGCCTGCCTGTACTCCTGGCAGTGGATCGTTGGGCGACTTCGAGCCGCCGCGCCGACGACGCGCGGGCGCTCGAGCAGGAGCTCCTCGGACGCACCCTCGAGCCCGCCACGCGCGCCTACGTCCTCCTGCTGGCCGGCGAGGTCGAGCGCGACGCCGGCCAGATGTCGGAGGCCCGCGGCCGCTTCGAGCTCGTCCTGGCGCGTCCCGGGGCGCCGGCGCTCGGCTGGTACGCGGGGCTGCGCCTGGCGCAGACGGATCTCGAGAGCCGCGAGATCGCCCAGGCGCGGACGCGCATCGACGCGCTCCTCAACGAGCCGCTGACGGCCGAGCTCCGCGGCGCGGCCCTCGCGCTCGGCGGCGAGGCCGCCTACGCCGGTCGCGCCTGGGACGAGGCCGCGGCGCGCTACAGCCGGTTTCTCGCCGAGTTCCCGACCTCGCCGCAGGCGCCCTCGGTCCTGCTGGCGCTAGGCTGGGCGGAGTTCCGCCGCGGGCGTCTCGAGGCGGCGCGCGACACCTGGACGCGCTTCGCCACGATTAACCGCGCCGATCCGCGGGCGCCCGCCGCGCTCCTTCTGGCGGCGGAGCTCGCGGCGCGCTCGGGCGACACCGCGGGCGCCCGCGCGCTGCTCGACGGGCTCGTCACGCGCTACCCGGAAGGCGAGTACGCGGACATTGCGCGGCTCAACCGGTCGATCCTCGCCATCCGCGCCGGCCGGGCCCCGACTGTCCTCGCCGATCTCACGGAGCTGATCCGCCGCGCGCCGCTGTCTCCCTACGTCGGGCGGATGAGGCTCGCGCGCGGCGTGGTCCTCGTGACGACCGGCAAGGCCGCGGAGGCCGCGCGCGAGTTCAAGAGCGCGCAGGGGCAGGGCGAGGGCGCGTCGGCGAACCTGGGGCTCGGGCGCGTCGCTTTCGATCTCGGGCAGTGGGACGAGGCCGAGCGGGAATTCGTCGAGGCGCGCGACACGGGGGCGGGCGCCGTCGCGGCTGCGGCCGAGTACGGCATGGCCGCCGTGTTGTGGAACCAGGGCAAGAGCGACGACTTCAAGCGCTTCGCCCAGGCGCTCCTCGCGCGGCCGGCCGATCCGGCGATCACGCCCTACGTGCTCGCGGCCGTGGCGGCGCTGGCGGCCGACGAGGGGCGGTGGAAGGACGCGCGCACGCTCGCGATGCGCGCGGTCAACGAGTTCCCGACGAGCGATGCCGCGCCGACGGCGCTGTCGCTCGTAGGCACGGCGGCCGCGCGCGCGGGGGAGTGGCCGGTGGCGAGCGAGAGCTTCCAGCTCCTGACCGGCCGCTACCCCGGCTACAAGACCGGACGCGAGGCGCGGCACGGCTACGCCGAGGCGGGCTATAGAACTGGCGCCCACGCGGAGGCGAGCGCGAGGCTCCAGGAGTTCATCGACGCATCGCCGAGGGACCCCGAGCTGCCGCGCGCGCTCGTACTGCTGGGCCGTACCCGCGAGGCGGCCGGCGACGGGGCTGGGGCGCTCGACGTCTACACGCGCGTGGAGCGCGAGTTCCATGCCTTCCAGGGCGCGGCGCTTCTCGGCAACGCCAGGGTGCTCCTGCTCGCCGGAAACTGGGACGAGGCGCGGCCGCTCCTCGAGCGCGCGGTGGAGGCGGGGGATGGGGGGGTGGCTGCCGAGGCGGCGTACCGCCTCGGTGAAGGGCTCCGGGGCGCGGGCCGTCACCAGCAGGCCGTCGACTCGTACATGATGGCGGCCTACGTCGCGCCCGACACGCCGCTCGCGCGCCGCGCGCTCCTCGGCGCCGGGCAGTCGTTCACCGCGCTCAAGCAGCCCGACTCGGCGATCATCGTGTACAAGAAGCTGCTGGCGGGGAAGGGCGTCGAGCCGGACGTGGCCGACGCCGCGAAGAAGGGGCTGAAAGCTCTCGGGGTCAACTAA
- a CDS encoding succinate dehydrogenase/fumarate reductase iron-sulfur subunit, with amino-acid sequence MVLKVFRWSPGSRERLQKYWVKALQGMTVLDALVELQRNSDATLAFRYACRVGMCGSCAMVVNGRERWACRTLLSNLDRGPVTVRPLYQFPLIRDLVVDMAPIKNKMLEMKAVFVPGRRAMDGDGFALIGSRTRERRAIDAAIECIGCGMCVSACTMVSHDPRFPGPAALNRVFTLQRDSRDGAHADRSQAVLAEDVLTRCHGQANCTAVCPMEISPTDSILALRRRAVLRLFGIGPR; translated from the coding sequence ATGGTACTGAAGGTCTTCCGCTGGAGCCCGGGCTCGCGCGAGCGCCTGCAGAAGTACTGGGTCAAGGCCCTCCAGGGCATGACGGTCCTCGACGCGCTGGTCGAGCTCCAGCGAAACTCCGATGCGACGCTCGCCTTTCGCTACGCCTGCCGCGTGGGCATGTGCGGCTCCTGCGCCATGGTCGTCAACGGCCGCGAGCGCTGGGCCTGCCGGACCTTGCTCTCGAATCTCGACCGCGGGCCGGTGACCGTCCGGCCGCTGTACCAGTTCCCCTTGATCCGCGACCTCGTCGTCGACATGGCTCCGATCAAGAACAAGATGCTGGAGATGAAGGCGGTCTTCGTCCCCGGCCGCCGGGCGATGGACGGCGACGGGTTCGCCCTGATCGGCTCGCGCACGCGCGAGCGGCGCGCCATCGACGCCGCGATCGAGTGCATCGGCTGCGGCATGTGCGTCTCGGCCTGCACCATGGTCAGCCACGACCCGCGCTTCCCCGGGCCCGCGGCGCTGAACCGCGTCTTCACGCTCCAGCGGGACAGCCGCGACGGGGCTCATGCCGATCGCAGCCAGGCGGTGCTCGCCGAGGACGTGTTGACGCGCTGTCACGGCCAGGCCAACTGCACCGCCGTCTGTCCCATGGAGATCTCGCCCACGGACTCGATCCTGGCGCTCAGGCGCCGTGCCGTGCTCCGACTATTCGGTATCGGCCCCCGCTAA
- a CDS encoding FAD-binding protein: protein MILGAGGAGLCAALHAADRSPHLSVTVVVKGLLGRAGCTRMVQGGYNAVLASPDSLDAHLLDTLAGGGWINDQELVWTLVTEAPGRVLELESRYGCFFDRHPDGRIHQKPFAGQTHDRTIHKGDLTGIEIMNRLTEQVWIRPSIRALEEHRAVELLSDGAGRVGGALVLDIRRGSFTAVRSRATLLAMGGGPTMYRVIACSADKAADGIALALRAGAPVKDMEMVQFHPTGLVVPNSLMTGALLEEGLRGAGGRLLNGKGERFMSRYDPGRMERSTRDLVARACFTEVQEGLGSPNGGVWIDVSHLGAKLVETNFRGMVKRCRDFGRDLAREPVEVGPTAHFMMGGVVIDASCRTAIEGLFAAGEDAGGVHGANRLGGNGVADSTVFGGIAGDVMAEWVVGRSLPRLSTPDVEAPAARIVEPLGRGEGGEGLYALQQRLRDVMWEQVGLVRQASGLKAALREIEDIGQRAPRAAVPGGTTYNLAWQDWLNLQNQVAAAWLIARSALEREESRGSHFRRDHPDTGAELYNIHVAGGDTAGLRVWKEPTRLTRLAPDGERQPTGVEVGD from the coding sequence TTGATCCTGGGCGCCGGCGGCGCCGGGCTCTGCGCCGCCCTGCACGCCGCGGACCGCTCGCCGCACCTGTCGGTGACCGTCGTCGTCAAGGGGTTGCTCGGCCGCGCGGGCTGCACGCGGATGGTCCAGGGCGGCTACAACGCCGTACTCGCCTCCCCCGACTCTCTCGACGCGCACCTCCTCGATACCCTTGCGGGCGGCGGCTGGATCAACGACCAGGAGCTCGTCTGGACGCTCGTCACCGAGGCGCCCGGGCGCGTGCTGGAGCTCGAGAGCCGCTACGGCTGCTTCTTCGACCGCCACCCCGACGGCCGCATCCACCAGAAGCCCTTCGCCGGCCAGACGCACGACCGGACCATCCACAAGGGAGATCTGACCGGCATCGAGATCATGAACCGGCTGACCGAGCAGGTGTGGATTCGCCCTTCCATTCGCGCGCTGGAGGAACACCGGGCGGTCGAGCTGCTCAGCGACGGCGCCGGCCGCGTCGGCGGGGCGCTCGTGCTCGACATCCGCCGCGGGAGCTTCACCGCGGTGCGCAGCCGCGCCACGCTGCTCGCGATGGGCGGCGGGCCGACGATGTACCGCGTCATCGCCTGCTCGGCGGACAAGGCCGCAGACGGCATCGCGCTGGCGCTGCGCGCCGGCGCCCCCGTTAAGGACATGGAGATGGTGCAGTTCCATCCCACGGGCCTCGTCGTGCCGAACTCGCTCATGACCGGCGCGCTGCTCGAAGAGGGGCTCCGGGGGGCGGGGGGCAGGCTCCTCAACGGCAAGGGCGAGCGCTTCATGTCGCGCTACGATCCGGGGCGCATGGAGCGCTCCACGCGCGACCTCGTCGCGCGCGCCTGCTTCACCGAGGTGCAGGAGGGCCTCGGCAGCCCGAACGGCGGCGTGTGGATCGATGTGTCTCACCTTGGCGCGAAGCTCGTCGAGACCAACTTCCGGGGCATGGTCAAGCGCTGCCGCGACTTCGGTCGGGATCTGGCCCGCGAGCCGGTCGAAGTGGGCCCGACGGCGCACTTCATGATGGGCGGGGTGGTCATCGACGCCTCGTGCCGGACCGCCATTGAGGGACTCTTCGCCGCCGGCGAGGATGCGGGTGGCGTCCACGGCGCGAATCGGCTGGGGGGCAATGGCGTGGCCGACTCGACCGTCTTCGGCGGGATCGCGGGCGACGTGATGGCGGAGTGGGTCGTGGGCCGGTCCCTGCCGCGGTTGTCCACGCCGGACGTCGAGGCGCCGGCGGCCCGCATAGTCGAACCCCTCGGGCGCGGTGAGGGCGGCGAGGGTCTCTACGCGCTCCAGCAGCGGCTGCGCGACGTCATGTGGGAGCAGGTGGGCCTCGTGCGTCAGGCCTCGGGCCTCAAGGCGGCGCTCCGCGAGATCGAGGACATCGGCCAGCGCGCGCCAAGGGCGGCCGTGCCGGGCGGGACGACCTACAACCTCGCGTGGCAGGACTGGCTCAACCTCCAGAACCAGGTCGCAGCCGCCTGGCTCATCGCGCGCAGCGCGCTCGAGCGCGAGGAGAGCCGCGGCTCGCACTTCCGCCGCGACCACCCGGACACCGGCGCCGAGCTGTACAACATCCACGTCGCCGGCGGCGACACGGCGGGCTTGCGCGTCTGGAAAGAGCCGACGCGGCTCACGCGCCTCGCGCCCGACGGCGAGCGCCAGCCGACAGGCGTTGAGGTCGGGGATTGA
- a CDS encoding succinate dehydrogenase — MSARRAEPVRDRKMLTRRMGSAEAWRDTKVGMWAWLLQRVAAIGLVAVIAAHLKNPFARPVQAALLALVLFHGLLGVRAILLDFGLPARWHRLLFLLALLVGVAAFAAIWRWRWY, encoded by the coding sequence TTGAGCGCGCGGCGCGCCGAGCCGGTCCGTGACCGGAAGATGCTCACGCGCCGCATGGGCTCCGCCGAGGCGTGGCGGGACACCAAGGTGGGCATGTGGGCGTGGCTGCTCCAGCGCGTCGCGGCCATCGGCCTCGTGGCGGTGATCGCGGCGCACCTGAAGAACCCCTTCGCGCGCCCCGTCCAGGCGGCGCTCCTCGCCCTCGTGCTCTTCCACGGCCTGCTTGGCGTGCGCGCCATCCTCCTCGACTTCGGCCTGCCGGCGCGCTGGCACCGGCTGCTCTTCCTGCTGGCGCTCCTGGTCGGCGTGGCGGCCTTCGCGGCCATCTGGAGGTGGCGATGGTACTGA
- a CDS encoding peroxiredoxin-like family protein: MAAAEPSIVRRGAALVVVGPGKPEYLKGFREVTGYAGPLYADPSLEAFRAAGLAYGWGRTFHPGSFVKGLRAFAKGFRQGARRGDPVQQGGVFVLGPADRVRYEWRDRFAGDHAPMSDVVAALD, from the coding sequence CTGGCCGCCGCCGAGCCCTCGATAGTCCGGCGGGGCGCCGCGCTCGTCGTCGTCGGGCCGGGAAAGCCCGAGTACCTGAAGGGTTTCCGTGAAGTCACGGGCTACGCGGGCCCGCTCTACGCGGACCCGTCGCTGGAGGCCTTCCGCGCGGCCGGCCTCGCCTATGGCTGGGGCAGGACCTTCCATCCCGGGAGCTTCGTGAAGGGTCTGCGGGCGTTCGCGAAGGGCTTCAGGCAGGGCGCGCGGCGGGGGGATCCGGTGCAGCAGGGCGGCGTGTTCGTGCTGGGGCCGGCGGATCGCGTGCGCTACGAGTGGCGGGACCGCTTTGCGGGTGACCACGCACCGATGTCCGACGTCGTGGCCGCCCTCGATTAG
- a CDS encoding thiosulfate oxidation carrier complex protein SoxZ — MGQVKIRVPDSVARGSVARARALLIHPNERVERKDGKSVDRNYRFVNRIVVNYLGRDIAEFDTSTSIGENPSFGFAFRVTEPGPLKVTFFDSHGSRFEGSAEVKPA; from the coding sequence ATGGGGCAGGTGAAGATCAGGGTGCCGGACTCGGTCGCGCGCGGGTCGGTCGCGCGGGCGCGGGCGCTCCTGATCCACCCCAACGAGCGCGTCGAGCGCAAGGACGGGAAGTCGGTGGACAGGAACTACCGCTTCGTCAACCGCATCGTCGTCAACTACCTCGGCCGCGACATCGCGGAGTTCGACACCTCGACCTCGATCGGCGAGAACCCGTCGTTCGGCTTCGCGTTCAGGGTCACCGAGCCCGGGCCGCTCAAGGTCACGTTCTTCGACAGCCACGGATCGCGCTTCGAGGGCTCGGCCGAGGTCAAGCCGGCGTGA
- a CDS encoding thiosulfate oxidation carrier protein SoxY, with amino-acid sequence MGAAAAALAAAWPHAKARAQGFLANLAPEEPVEKTMQRLFGSRPIKDGSQVITLELPLIAEDGGNVAMSVEVKSPMTPQSYVKTIYVMSDKNPRPLNAKFSLTPACGQAYVAANLRLADTGDVRAVAEMQDGALLMVKRSVRVVVAGCAA; translated from the coding sequence ATGGGGGCCGCCGCGGCGGCGCTTGCCGCCGCTTGGCCTCACGCCAAGGCGCGCGCTCAAGGCTTCCTCGCCAACCTTGCCCCCGAGGAGCCCGTCGAGAAAACCATGCAGCGGCTGTTCGGGAGCCGCCCGATCAAGGACGGATCCCAGGTCATCACGCTCGAGTTGCCGCTCATCGCGGAAGACGGCGGCAACGTGGCCATGTCGGTCGAGGTCAAGTCGCCGATGACGCCGCAGAGCTACGTCAAGACCATCTACGTCATGTCCGACAAGAACCCGCGGCCGCTCAACGCGAAGTTCAGCCTCACGCCGGCGTGCGGCCAGGCGTACGTGGCCGCCAACCTCCGGCTGGCCGACACCGGAGACGTGCGCGCCGTGGCGGAGATGCAGGACGGCGCGCTCCTCATGGTCAAGCGGAGCGTCCGCGTGGTCGTCGCGGGGTGCGCCGCGTGA
- a CDS encoding molybdopterin-dependent oxidoreductase: MTDKSADPLHPHARDLDPPAPGLSPFPPVDRWDDWEEYDSKAWPKRVPRRYSLIPTICFNCEAGCGLLAYVDKQTLKIQKFEGNPEHPGSRGRNCAKGPATLNQVQDPERILYPLKRAGKRGEGKWERVSWDEVLDDIAGRIRKALVEGRQKEIMYHLGRPGHELVYLQRVFHAWGIDGHNSHTNVCSAGARAGYAFWHGFDRPSPDHSRARFILLLSSHLEAGHYFNPHAQRIIEGKMAGAKVCVVDTRLSNTASMADYWLSPWPGTEAAMLLAFVHVLLRDGTWDREFVRRWVNWEEYLRHERPGVPVAFEEFERALGEIYATYTPEFAEAESGVPAARIEEVAREIGRSGGALSSHVWRNAAAGNLHGWEVARALELVVVLMGAVAVPGGTAPSAWNKAVPAPPMMPPPAKVWSELLMPREYPLAFFEMSFLLPHFLREGRGKLAMYFTRVYNPVWTNPDGMSWIEMLTDEAKVERHACLTPIWSETAWFADYVLPMGHASERHDLMSQETHAARWIGFRQPVLRVALERQGKKFDLTWQAHEAVGLGQVWEEDEFLIELSWRIDPDGTLGIRKFFESPYRAGEKLRIEELYRWIFEHSVPGLPEAAARQGLTPLEYMRKYGAFLIEDHVYRTHETPLSPAECLGAAVDPVTRVAVKGGSAVGVEVDGQLRAGFPTPSRKLEFYSKTLKDWKWPEHAVPTYAKGHVHWSQIDPARGEMLLLPTFRLPTLIHSRSGNAKWLYEISHTNPLWLSPGDASRLGVRTGDLLKVETEIGHFVDKVWVTESIRPGVVACSHHLGRWRLQEDAGGERWSTALVDMQRLGEGQWRLRHIHGVRPFESADPDSSRVWWEDPGVHQNLTFPVHPDPVSGQHCWHQKVRVVRPGPEDRYGDVVVDTNRAHQVYREWLAMARPAPGPGGLRRPLWLPRAFRPDASTYRLEP; encoded by the coding sequence GTACGACTCGAAAGCGTGGCCGAAGCGCGTGCCGCGGCGCTACTCGCTCATCCCCACCATCTGCTTCAACTGCGAGGCGGGCTGCGGGCTCCTCGCCTACGTGGACAAGCAGACGCTCAAGATCCAGAAGTTCGAGGGCAACCCCGAGCACCCGGGCAGCCGCGGCCGCAACTGCGCCAAGGGCCCGGCCACGCTCAACCAGGTGCAGGATCCGGAGCGCATCCTCTACCCGCTGAAGCGCGCCGGGAAGCGCGGGGAAGGCAAGTGGGAGCGCGTCAGCTGGGACGAGGTGCTGGACGACATTGCCGGTCGGATCCGCAAGGCGCTCGTCGAGGGCAGGCAGAAGGAGATCATGTATCACCTGGGCCGCCCGGGGCACGAGCTCGTCTACCTCCAGCGCGTCTTCCACGCCTGGGGCATCGACGGGCACAACAGCCACACCAACGTCTGCTCGGCGGGGGCGCGTGCCGGCTACGCTTTCTGGCACGGGTTCGACCGGCCCTCGCCCGATCACAGCCGCGCGCGCTTCATCCTCCTCCTGTCCTCCCACCTCGAGGCGGGGCACTACTTCAATCCGCACGCCCAGCGGATCATCGAGGGCAAGATGGCGGGCGCCAAGGTTTGCGTGGTGGACACGCGTCTGTCCAACACCGCATCGATGGCGGACTACTGGCTGTCGCCCTGGCCGGGGACCGAGGCCGCGATGCTCCTGGCCTTCGTCCACGTCCTGCTGCGTGACGGCACCTGGGACCGCGAGTTCGTCCGCCGCTGGGTCAACTGGGAGGAGTACCTGCGCCACGAGCGGCCGGGCGTGCCGGTCGCCTTCGAAGAATTCGAGCGGGCGCTGGGCGAGATCTACGCGACGTACACGCCGGAGTTCGCAGAGGCCGAGAGCGGTGTCCCCGCGGCGCGCATCGAGGAAGTGGCGCGGGAGATCGGCCGCTCGGGCGGCGCGCTCTCGAGTCACGTGTGGCGGAACGCCGCGGCGGGCAACCTCCATGGCTGGGAAGTCGCGCGCGCCCTGGAGCTGGTGGTGGTGCTGATGGGCGCCGTCGCGGTTCCCGGCGGCACCGCGCCCAGCGCCTGGAACAAGGCCGTGCCGGCGCCGCCGATGATGCCGCCCCCCGCGAAAGTGTGGAGCGAGCTCCTGATGCCGCGCGAGTACCCGCTGGCCTTCTTCGAGATGAGCTTCCTCCTGCCGCACTTCCTCCGCGAAGGCCGCGGCAAGCTCGCCATGTACTTCACGCGTGTCTACAACCCCGTCTGGACCAACCCCGACGGCATGTCGTGGATCGAGATGCTGACGGACGAGGCCAAGGTCGAGCGGCACGCCTGTCTTACGCCCATCTGGAGCGAGACCGCGTGGTTCGCCGACTACGTGCTGCCGATGGGGCACGCCTCGGAGCGCCACGACCTCATGAGCCAGGAGACCCACGCGGCGCGCTGGATCGGCTTCCGCCAGCCCGTCCTGCGCGTGGCCCTCGAGCGGCAGGGCAAGAAGTTCGACCTGACCTGGCAGGCCCACGAGGCCGTGGGGCTGGGGCAGGTGTGGGAGGAGGACGAGTTCTTGATCGAGCTGTCGTGGCGCATCGATCCCGACGGGACGCTCGGCATCAGGAAGTTCTTCGAGTCCCCGTACCGCGCGGGCGAGAAGCTCAGGATCGAGGAGCTCTACCGGTGGATCTTCGAGCACAGCGTCCCCGGGCTGCCTGAGGCCGCGGCGCGGCAGGGCCTGACTCCGCTCGAGTACATGCGCAAGTACGGCGCGTTCCTCATCGAAGATCACGTCTACCGCACCCACGAGACCCCGCTCTCCCCCGCGGAGTGCCTAGGGGCCGCGGTGGACCCCGTCACGCGCGTGGCGGTCAAGGGCGGGAGCGCCGTGGGTGTCGAAGTCGACGGGCAGCTCCGCGCGGGGTTCCCCACGCCCTCGCGAAAGCTCGAGTTCTATTCGAAGACGCTCAAGGACTGGAAGTGGCCGGAGCACGCGGTGCCGACCTACGCGAAAGGCCACGTGCACTGGTCCCAGATCGACCCGGCCCGCGGTGAGATGCTGCTCCTGCCGACCTTCAGGCTCCCGACCCTGATCCACTCGCGCTCGGGCAATGCCAAGTGGCTCTACGAGATCTCGCATACCAACCCGCTGTGGCTCAGTCCCGGGGACGCATCGCGGCTCGGCGTCCGCACGGGAGATCTCCTGAAGGTGGAGACGGAGATCGGCCACTTCGTGGACAAGGTCTGGGTGACCGAGTCGATCCGGCCCGGCGTCGTCGCCTGCTCGCATCACCTCGGCCGCTGGCGGCTCCAGGAGGACGCGGGCGGCGAGCGCTGGTCCACGGCCCTCGTGGACATGCAGCGGCTGGGCGAAGGGCAGTGGCGGCTCCGCCACATCCACGGCGTGAGGCCGTTCGAGAGCGCTGACCCCGACTCGTCGCGCGTCTGGTGGGAGGACCCGGGCGTCCACCAGAACCTGACGTTCCCGGTGCATCCGGACCCCGTCAGCGGCCAGCACTGCTGGCACCAGAAGGTGCGCGTCGTCCGCCCGGGGCCCGAGGACCGCTACGGCGACGTCGTCGTGGACACCAACCGGGCGCATCAGGTCTACCGCGAGTGGCTCGCCATGGCGCGGCCGGCGCCGGGACCCGGCGGGCTCAGGCGCCCCCTCTGGCTGCCGCGGGCCTTCAGGCCCGATGCCTCGACCTACCGCCTCGAGCCGTGA
- a CDS encoding TlpA disulfide reductase family protein has product MSASRRAGALAILLVLLVAWLPPAQGQVDTEEEREREEARERAIEKRMQPWQYDLYKRERDRNKLRDKTELDRLVEAARLFPLVGKDPPSFTLLRADGKRVALSDFAGQVVLLYFWSTTSPYASDELSLTIDKLQRELLPRRFTVLAVTTKETSEAVAPWVKSRGLSPVFLLDGDGGVTDIYKVKVVPTLYLIGRDHKLVGRVTGTRSWAEGPTRELLDYLLKAPAR; this is encoded by the coding sequence GTGAGCGCATCCCGCCGCGCGGGCGCACTCGCGATCCTGTTGGTACTCCTGGTCGCTTGGCTCCCCCCGGCGCAGGGGCAGGTGGACACGGAGGAGGAGCGAGAGCGCGAGGAGGCCCGGGAGCGCGCGATAGAGAAGAGGATGCAGCCGTGGCAATACGACCTCTACAAGCGGGAGCGGGACCGGAACAAGCTGAGGGATAAGACCGAGCTCGACCGGCTGGTCGAGGCGGCCCGGCTCTTCCCGCTCGTCGGCAAGGACCCGCCCTCCTTCACCCTGCTGCGCGCCGACGGCAAGCGCGTGGCCCTCTCCGACTTCGCGGGGCAGGTGGTCCTGCTCTACTTCTGGAGCACGACGTCGCCCTACGCCTCGGACGAGCTGTCGTTGACCATCGACAAGCTCCAGCGCGAGCTTCTCCCGCGCCGCTTTACGGTGCTGGCCGTCACCACGAAGGAGACGTCGGAAGCGGTCGCGCCCTGGGTGAAGAGCCGTGGGCTCTCGCCGGTCTTCCTCCTCGACGGAGACGGCGGCGTGACCGACATCTACAAGGTCAAAGTGGTGCCCACGCTCTACCTGATCGGCCGCGATCACAAGCTGGTCGGCCGCGTGACGGGCACCCGCTCGTGGGCAGAGGGCCCGACCCGCGAGCTCCTCGACTACCTGCTCAAGGCGCCCGCCCGCTGA